The Gemmatimonadaceae bacterium genome includes a window with the following:
- a CDS encoding M20/M25/M40 family metallo-hydrolase translates to MSVEHSLEAQVAELAIRLMAVESTSGHEQAVVTVAEQLLASRGWRTERIAVGNGRDAILAQVHDEAVVTLSTHLDTVPPYIPPRLDGDTLHGRGACDAKGIAASMILAAERLRARDVPVALLFVVGEETTHDGAHAANAHPTASRILINGEPTESTLAVGTKGAMRALVRTTGRAAHSAYPEMGHSATRDLVQLLATLDDVEWPTDPVLGPTTVNIGMLGGGVADNVMAPSAEARLMLRLVTPPADVWPLVTRWVGDRATVEQGITVPPVRLGTLPGFPTSVAAFATDIPALTNWGTPYLFGPGSIHVAHTAHEHVSVRELAAAVDAYERIALAALEREGLTDYLPPSQSQSP, encoded by the coding sequence ATGTCGGTTGAACATTCGCTCGAAGCGCAGGTCGCGGAACTCGCCATTCGGTTGATGGCGGTGGAATCGACGAGCGGGCACGAGCAGGCGGTCGTCACCGTTGCCGAGCAGCTCCTGGCCAGTCGCGGCTGGCGCACGGAACGGATTGCCGTGGGCAATGGACGCGACGCGATCCTTGCACAGGTGCACGACGAGGCGGTCGTCACGCTCTCCACGCACCTCGACACGGTCCCGCCGTACATCCCGCCGCGTCTCGATGGCGACACGCTGCACGGGCGCGGGGCCTGCGACGCCAAGGGCATTGCCGCGTCGATGATCCTGGCGGCGGAACGGTTGCGCGCGCGCGATGTCCCCGTCGCCCTGCTGTTCGTCGTTGGGGAAGAGACGACGCACGACGGCGCCCACGCCGCCAACGCCCATCCCACCGCATCACGCATCCTGATCAACGGCGAGCCCACGGAGAGCACGCTGGCGGTGGGGACCAAGGGGGCGATGCGGGCGCTGGTGCGCACGACCGGTCGCGCCGCGCACTCGGCCTATCCGGAGATGGGGCACTCGGCCACGCGCGACCTGGTGCAGCTCCTTGCCACGCTCGACGACGTGGAGTGGCCGACCGATCCGGTGCTTGGTCCAACGACGGTCAACATCGGGATGCTTGGCGGCGGCGTGGCCGACAACGTCATGGCGCCGTCGGCCGAGGCGCGCCTCATGCTCAGGCTCGTTACCCCGCCCGCCGATGTGTGGCCCCTCGTGACGCGGTGGGTTGGTGATCGCGCCACGGTGGAGCAGGGAATCACCGTTCCCCCGGTGCGACTCGGCACGCTCCCCGGTTTCCCGACGAGCGTGGCCGCGTTCGCCACCGACATCCCCGCGCTCACGAACTGGGGGACGCCCTACCTGTTCGGCCCCGGCTCCATCCACGTGGCGCACACCGCGCACGAGCACGTGTCGGTGCGCGAACTCGCCGCGGCGGTGGACGCCTACGAGCGCATTGCGCTCGCCGCGCTGGAGCGCGAGGGACTAACGGACTACTTGCCGCCGAGCCAGAGCCAGAGTCCGTAG
- a CDS encoding pseudouridine-5'-phosphate glycosidase, whose amino-acid sequence MIRIVPEVAAALLARRPVVALESSVLAQGLPIPANREAAERMTTAVRRAGALPAVTGVVDGMPTIGLTDPELERFLARDGVRKVSSRDLGVAVAQRACGATTVAATLALIARSDVRVFATGGIGGVHRESAFDESADLVELSRTPRIVVCAGAKSILDLPATLERLETLGVPVIGYRCREFPAFFSTSSGLPVTATAESPQEIASIERAHRQLGRREALLIVQPPPVSDAIPREDVEAALAGALRDAALQGVRGAAMTPFLLGAVERATFGRTRRANLALLEANALLAGQIAVALAAESGEAGPSVP is encoded by the coding sequence ATGATCCGAATAGTCCCCGAAGTCGCCGCCGCGCTGCTGGCCCGGCGACCAGTGGTCGCGCTCGAGAGTTCGGTTCTCGCGCAGGGGCTCCCCATTCCCGCCAATCGCGAGGCCGCCGAGCGCATGACGACGGCCGTGCGGCGCGCCGGCGCGCTCCCCGCGGTGACCGGGGTCGTGGATGGAATGCCGACCATCGGGCTCACCGACCCCGAACTCGAGCGCTTTCTGGCGCGTGATGGCGTGCGCAAGGTCTCCTCGCGCGACCTGGGGGTCGCGGTGGCGCAGCGCGCCTGCGGCGCCACCACGGTCGCCGCCACCCTCGCCCTAATCGCCCGCAGCGACGTCCGCGTATTTGCAACTGGCGGCATCGGTGGCGTCCACCGCGAGAGCGCCTTCGACGAGTCGGCCGACCTGGTCGAGCTCTCGCGCACGCCGCGCATCGTGGTGTGCGCCGGCGCCAAGTCGATCCTCGATCTCCCCGCGACGCTGGAGCGCCTCGAAACACTCGGCGTCCCGGTCATCGGCTATCGCTGTCGCGAGTTCCCCGCCTTCTTCTCCACGTCGAGCGGGCTCCCGGTGACGGCGACCGCCGAGTCGCCGCAGGAGATCGCGTCCATCGAGCGCGCCCATCGGCAGTTGGGGCGTCGTGAGGCGCTGCTCATCGTGCAGCCGCCGCCAGTGAGCGACGCCATTCCGCGGGAGGACGTCGAGGCGGCGCTGGCCGGTGCCTTACGAGACGCCGCGCTGCAGGGCGTGCGCGGGGCGGCCATGACCCCATTTCTCCTGGGCGCGGTGGAACGCGCGACGTTCGGACGCACCCGGCGCGCGAACCTCGCGCTCCTCGAGGCCAACGCGCTCCTCGCGGGTCAGATCGCCGTCGCGCTTGCGGCGGAGAGCGGTGAGGCGGGTCCGAGCGTGCCGTGA
- a CDS encoding tetratricopeptide repeat protein yields MPTPFLSSEEYDERAHHLYNEGQYDEALDVLREGLALYPHAVELHVGVGYARLAREEYAWARRAFEEALILDPEHEDALAGLGEVLLKLGLEDAARKSFHTTLALGYEDDVELMLQIGRALFREGLIDDAKEYFEVAARQAPDSAEAVALVGYSQHRLGDDDAAIATLRKSLQLDSDHVEARIYLGNILYDRGEYEAALYHLDRSKPQDHWDELGIWRLMELKRTIHRLPEDDPELKQWEERLAELAGEPDDIDEMLAEIEQRAMEQDQADVKQQLELFGSMLSGLVEQKGETRVHRIMTRDGRAFHGSWDDIVRQMRDGSATFNGHSVQDFMLNEARRGFSLSGVVIPTGDAESFIRGSADAGLLRILT; encoded by the coding sequence ATGCCGACTCCATTCCTGAGTTCCGAGGAGTACGATGAGCGCGCCCATCACCTCTACAACGAGGGGCAGTACGATGAGGCGCTCGATGTGCTTCGTGAGGGGCTCGCGCTCTATCCGCACGCGGTAGAGCTGCACGTCGGCGTGGGCTATGCCCGCCTGGCGCGCGAGGAGTACGCATGGGCGCGCCGTGCCTTCGAGGAAGCGCTCATCCTCGACCCGGAGCACGAGGACGCACTCGCCGGGCTGGGCGAGGTCCTGCTCAAGCTCGGGCTCGAGGACGCCGCCCGGAAGTCGTTCCACACCACGCTCGCGTTAGGGTACGAGGACGACGTCGAGCTGATGCTCCAGATCGGCCGCGCCCTCTTTCGCGAAGGGCTCATCGACGACGCCAAGGAGTACTTCGAGGTGGCCGCCCGGCAAGCCCCCGACTCGGCGGAGGCGGTGGCGCTCGTGGGCTACTCCCAGCACCGCCTGGGCGACGACGACGCGGCCATCGCCACGCTGCGCAAGTCGTTGCAGCTCGACTCCGACCACGTCGAGGCGCGCATCTACCTCGGCAACATCCTCTACGACCGCGGCGAGTACGAGGCGGCGCTGTACCATCTCGATCGCTCCAAGCCGCAGGATCACTGGGACGAACTCGGCATCTGGCGCCTGATGGAGCTGAAGCGCACGATCCATCGCCTCCCCGAGGACGATCCCGAGCTCAAGCAGTGGGAAGAGCGACTGGCCGAACTCGCCGGTGAGCCCGACGACATCGACGAGATGCTCGCCGAGATCGAGCAACGGGCCATGGAGCAGGACCAGGCCGACGTCAAGCAGCAGCTCGAGCTCTTTGGCTCGATGTTGAGCGGGCTGGTGGAACAGAAGGGCGAGACGCGCGTACATCGCATCATGACGCGCGATGGCCGGGCGTTCCACGGGAGCTGGGACGACATCGTGCGACAGATGCGAGACGGCAGCGCCACGTTCAATGGCCATTCGGTCCAGGACTTCATGCTCAACGAGGCACGTCGGGGCTTCTCGCTCTCGGGAGTCGTGATTCCCACCGGCGATGCGGAGAGCTTCATCCGCGGCAGCGCCGACGCCGGTCTGCTGCGCATCCTCACCTGA
- a CDS encoding redoxin domain-containing protein yields MEAYRDQYATLFNGGKKVTLIGISVDPDTALVSWMKDANFPFIFASDGDGAVGQLYGAYLPATKLDNRSLYVIGPDGKIAYKAQPFRQSSADAYTELGAVIDRLSPPAGGSD; encoded by the coding sequence ATGGAGGCGTACCGTGATCAGTACGCCACGCTCTTCAATGGGGGGAAGAAGGTGACCCTCATCGGGATCAGCGTCGATCCCGACACCGCGCTCGTTTCGTGGATGAAGGACGCGAACTTCCCATTCATCTTTGCCAGCGATGGCGACGGTGCGGTGGGGCAGCTGTACGGGGCGTACTTGCCCGCCACCAAGCTCGACAACCGTTCGCTGTACGTGATCGGGCCCGACGGAAAGATCGCCTACAAGGCGCAACCATTCCGGCAGTCGTCGGCAGACGCGTACACGGAGCTGGGTGCCGTGATCGACAGGCTCTCGCCGCCAGCGGGCGGTTCGGACTGA
- a CDS encoding carbon-nitrogen hydrolase: MPNAPFTVGLVQEVAGSRTIEDNVARAIAGVRSAHARGAQVICLQELFNAPYFCKSLDINWFDLAEPIPGPTTERMQALARELAVVLVVPMYERQAAGLYRNSAAIIDADGTLLGVYRKMHIPHDPLFEEKYYFTPGDAADTAPRDAARSRDANGFRVWNTRYGTVGVLICWDQWYPEGARITSLLGADVLFYPTAIAWHPGEKATFGEAQVNAWRTIQRSHAIANGVFVAAVNRVGFEAQAGTDGLEFFGQSVIYDPFGRPLAEAGTEPSVLVATCDPRLIEETRRNWPFLRDRRVDAYGGMVSRYLGA, from the coding sequence ATGCCAAACGCTCCATTCACCGTCGGGCTCGTGCAGGAAGTCGCCGGCTCGCGCACGATCGAGGACAATGTCGCGCGCGCCATTGCCGGCGTGCGCAGTGCGCATGCGCGCGGCGCGCAGGTCATCTGCCTGCAGGAGCTGTTCAACGCGCCATACTTCTGCAAGTCGCTGGATATCAACTGGTTCGACCTGGCCGAGCCCATTCCCGGCCCCACCACCGAGCGCATGCAGGCGCTGGCGCGCGAACTCGCGGTGGTGCTCGTCGTCCCCATGTACGAGCGGCAGGCGGCGGGGCTGTACCGCAACTCGGCGGCAATCATCGACGCCGACGGCACCTTGCTGGGCGTGTATCGCAAGATGCACATCCCGCACGACCCGCTGTTCGAGGAGAAGTACTACTTCACGCCCGGCGACGCGGCCGACACCGCGCCGCGCGACGCCGCGCGCTCACGCGACGCCAACGGTTTTCGCGTCTGGAACACGCGCTACGGAACCGTCGGGGTCCTCATCTGCTGGGACCAGTGGTACCCGGAGGGGGCGCGCATCACGTCGTTGTTAGGCGCCGACGTGCTGTTCTATCCCACCGCCATTGCCTGGCACCCGGGGGAGAAGGCGACGTTCGGCGAGGCGCAGGTGAATGCGTGGCGCACCATCCAGCGCTCGCACGCGATTGCCAACGGCGTCTTCGTCGCGGCCGTCAATCGCGTGGGCTTCGAGGCACAAGCGGGGACCGACGGACTCGAGTTCTTCGGACAGTCGGTCATCTACGATCCGTTCGGGCGCCCGCTCGCCGAAGCGGGGACCGAACCGTCGGTGCTCGTGGCAACGTGCGACCCCAGGCTCATCGAGGAGACGCGGCGCAACTGGCCGTTCTTGCGCGATCGGCGCGTGGATGCGTACGGCGGGATGGTCTCGCGATATCTGGGCGCCTGA
- a CDS encoding diacylglycerol kinase family lipid kinase gives MPAAPRSDAPRSDTPPVVVIANPAAGRGRGARLIPRLRTIVESAVARSGGTLAVELRLTTHAGEEFDLAREAAEQGVATIAALGGDGTWGNVVRGIMAARVMGERPRLALLAAGTGNDLAWATGIPAHDLEGAIEIAMGVGERRIDVGEADGVHFVNCLGFGFDAAVLEGTQRVRWLRGHAVYLFTAARMLLGYPGIVADVRVGGATTPGKHYLAVIFANGPRFGGGFRIAPGARLDDGALDLVCVADAPALRRAVVFAGVTRGTHTRSPEVDIRSVREATLTFDSPPIFDADGELHRARGCTVTVRCHRQALRLAVPS, from the coding sequence ATGCCTGCCGCCCCGCGTTCCGACGCCCCCCGATCCGACACGCCGCCCGTTGTGGTCATCGCCAACCCGGCCGCGGGGCGCGGGCGTGGGGCGCGTCTGATCCCGCGCCTTCGTACGATCGTCGAGTCGGCGGTGGCGCGGTCGGGAGGGACGCTGGCCGTCGAGTTGCGGCTGACGACGCACGCCGGCGAGGAGTTCGACCTGGCGCGCGAGGCCGCCGAGCAGGGGGTGGCGACCATCGCCGCGTTAGGCGGCGACGGGACGTGGGGAAACGTGGTCCGCGGGATCATGGCGGCGCGGGTGATGGGGGAACGGCCGCGGCTGGCGCTTCTCGCGGCGGGGACGGGGAACGACCTGGCCTGGGCGACGGGGATCCCTGCGCACGACCTCGAGGGGGCGATCGAGATCGCGATGGGGGTTGGGGAACGGCGCATCGACGTCGGCGAGGCCGACGGCGTGCACTTCGTCAACTGCCTCGGCTTTGGCTTCGACGCCGCGGTGCTCGAGGGAACGCAGCGCGTGCGCTGGCTGCGCGGGCACGCCGTCTACCTGTTCACCGCGGCCCGGATGCTCCTCGGCTATCCCGGGATCGTGGCCGACGTCCGGGTGGGCGGCGCCACAACCCCGGGCAAACACTACCTCGCCGTCATCTTCGCCAACGGGCCGCGCTTCGGCGGCGGCTTCCGCATTGCTCCCGGCGCTCGGCTCGACGACGGCGCGCTCGACCTGGTGTGCGTGGCCGATGCCCCGGCGCTGCGCCGAGCCGTGGTCTTTGCCGGTGTCACGCGGGGGACCCATACGCGCTCGCCGGAGGTCGACATTCGCTCGGTGCGCGAGGCGACGCTCACGTTCGACAGCCCTCCCATCTTTGACGCTGACGGCGAACTGCACCGCGCGCGCGGCTGCACCGTCACGGTGCGCTGCCACCGACAGGCGTTGCGGCTGGCGGTTCCGTCCTGA
- a CDS encoding DUF4147 domain-containing protein translates to MIADDAPVPPTPSRPAPGAHSAARTLAESLFAAAVRGADPYDATERALDRSALGIAVGARPWIIATGKAAAPMARATIDVLASVERIVEGGLVVTSDTGATAHPLPVIVGDHPLPGAGSGHAADAVLRLLPLIQPGDDVFVLLSGGASSLMAAPVEGIPEAAMLALFQGLHRSGAPIAVMNAFRKRVMRWGGGRLGAALGGAGARVTCLIASDVIGDDPASIASGPCSADRHSAADLIELAQQQRLWPAIPDPVRTYLDHTLTGEVPETPKLGSETLRGIEPRIILGNADALDAAQAAARGLGITVRVAPTPITGAARSTGDAIARAAVVARASLPGRPTPAGPLTTPCRLALMWGGETTVALGATPGVGGRAQELALAAARALHDAGAEGRGITILSAGTDGRDGPSDAAGAIVDARTWARIALSARSPERDLATHDAHPALDAAGALLRTGMTGTNVNDVVIALIE, encoded by the coding sequence ATGATCGCCGACGACGCCCCCGTCCCGCCCACCCCCTCCCGCCCGGCGCCAGGGGCGCACAGCGCCGCGCGCACGCTGGCCGAGTCGCTCTTCGCCGCCGCCGTGCGCGGCGCCGATCCGTACGACGCCACCGAACGCGCACTCGATCGCTCGGCGTTAGGCATCGCGGTGGGGGCCCGGCCATGGATCATCGCCACGGGCAAGGCGGCAGCGCCGATGGCGCGCGCGACGATCGACGTCCTCGCCTCGGTGGAACGCATCGTCGAGGGAGGGCTCGTCGTGACGAGCGACACTGGTGCCACGGCCCACCCGCTTCCGGTCATCGTCGGCGACCACCCGCTCCCTGGCGCCGGCTCCGGCCACGCCGCCGACGCCGTGTTGCGCCTGCTGCCGCTCATCCAACCCGGTGACGATGTCTTCGTCCTGCTGTCGGGGGGTGCATCGAGCCTGATGGCGGCGCCGGTGGAGGGAATTCCAGAGGCGGCGATGCTCGCGCTCTTCCAGGGATTGCACCGCAGCGGCGCCCCCATCGCGGTGATGAACGCCTTCCGCAAGCGCGTCATGCGCTGGGGCGGCGGGCGACTCGGCGCCGCGCTGGGTGGGGCCGGCGCGCGCGTCACCTGCCTCATCGCGTCGGACGTCATTGGCGACGACCCGGCGTCGATTGCCTCCGGCCCCTGCAGCGCGGATCGCCACTCCGCCGCCGACCTCATCGAGCTCGCCCAGCAGCAGCGCCTGTGGCCGGCGATTCCCGATCCGGTCCGCACCTACCTGGACCATACGCTCACCGGGGAGGTGCCGGAAACTCCAAAGCTCGGCAGCGAGACGCTGCGCGGCATCGAGCCGCGGATCATCCTTGGCAATGCCGACGCGCTCGACGCGGCGCAGGCGGCAGCGCGCGGGCTCGGTATCACGGTGCGCGTTGCCCCCACACCGATCACTGGCGCGGCCCGCTCCACCGGCGACGCCATTGCGCGCGCCGCGGTGGTGGCGCGCGCCTCGCTCCCCGGGCGACCGACCCCCGCCGGCCCCCTAACCACGCCGTGCCGGCTGGCGCTGATGTGGGGCGGGGAGACCACCGTGGCGCTCGGCGCCACTCCCGGGGTTGGGGGGCGCGCGCAGGAGCTGGCGCTGGCCGCCGCGCGCGCGCTGCACGACGCCGGTGCGGAAGGGCGCGGCATCACCATCCTCTCCGCCGGCACCGACGGTCGCGACGGCCCCTCCGACGCCGCCGGCGCCATCGTCGACGCACGAACCTGGGCGCGCATCGCCCTCAGCGCTCGCTCACCGGAACGCGACCTGGCCACGCACGATGCCCATCCCGCGCTCGACGCCGCGGGGGCGCTCCTGCGCACGGGGATGACCGGGACCAACGTGAACGACGTGGTGATTGCGCTGATCGAGTGA
- a CDS encoding redoxin domain-containing protein → MRFTSVRLGTMAAAIALAVAPSAAVAQQAETGPRVGDLAPDFTLRGVTMDGPMKEAITLSSYRGNTVVLAFFFKARTKG, encoded by the coding sequence ATGCGATTCACTTCGGTCAGGCTCGGGACGATGGCAGCGGCCATCGCACTCGCCGTCGCGCCGTCGGCCGCTGTCGCCCAGCAGGCAGAGACCGGGCCCAGGGTTGGCGACTTGGCACCCGACTTCACGCTGCGCGGCGTCACGATGGACGGCCCGATGAAGGAGGCGATCACGCTCTCCTCGTACAGGGGCAACACGGTGGTGCTCGCCTTCTTCTTCAAGGCGCGGACCAAGGGTTGA
- the acnA gene encoding aconitate hydratase AcnA: MTHPNSFGSKATLTVGPRSYTMFRLDALRALSNGNVDRLPFSLKVLLENLLRGEDGAFVKKGDIETLANWNVKQPVDKEIAFRTARVLLQDFTGVPCVVDLAAMRDAIATLGGDPTRINPLQPVDLVIDHSVQVDEYGTEAAFLLNVNLEYERNSERYQFLRWGQEAMRNFRVVPPGTGICHQVNLEYLGQVVFTAAQDGERLAYCDSLVGTDSHTTMINGLGVLGWGVGGIEAEAAMLGQPVSMLIPDVVGFKLTGKLPTGATATDLVLTCTEMLRKKKVVGKFVEYYGDGLSSLALADRATIANMAPEYGATMGFFPVDHETLKYLRLSGRSEEQVQLVEAYTRAQGLFREDGMAEPIFTDTLELDLSTVVPSLAGPKRPQDRIPLTAVKANYTESLRAHREQQAAAKGKGEGTAVAVMEGEGPTHENAGVPCEWRGQRFALKDGAVVIAAITSCTNTSNPSVMLAAGLLAQKASARGLTSKPWVKTSLAPGSKVVRDYFDKAGVQPALDALGFQIVGYGCTTCIGNSGPLPEPISKAIDDGKLTVAAVLSGNRNFEGRVNPQTRFNYLASPPLVVAYALAGRMDIDFDREPIGIGTDGPVFLREIWPSAKEVEDVVLSSVKREQFEKEYGDVFAGDAQWQAIRIPTGSRYAWDDASTYVKHPPYFTGMTMTPPGVQPIAGARVLGMFGDSITTDHISPAGSIAEKSPAGQWLLSLGVPKKDFNSYGARRGNHEVMMRGTFANIRLKNELTPGMEGWWTRTTSDAAPTSFFEASEGYKAAGTTLIIIAGKEYGTGSSRDWAAKGTALLGVRAVIAESFERIHRSNLVGMGVIPLEFADGATRQSLGLTGFEAYTIEGLGEGMTPRATLTVVARAADGNETRFAVRSRIDTPEELQYYRNGGILPYVLRQLVSGR; encoded by the coding sequence ATGACCCATCCGAACTCATTCGGCAGCAAGGCCACCCTTACCGTTGGCCCACGGTCGTACACGATGTTCCGCCTCGATGCGCTGCGGGCGCTGTCGAACGGCAACGTCGACCGTCTCCCCTTCTCCCTCAAGGTCCTGCTGGAGAACCTCCTCCGCGGCGAGGACGGGGCCTTCGTGAAGAAGGGGGACATCGAGACGCTGGCCAACTGGAACGTGAAGCAGCCGGTCGACAAGGAGATTGCGTTCCGCACGGCGCGCGTCCTGTTGCAGGACTTCACCGGCGTGCCGTGCGTGGTCGACCTGGCGGCGATGCGCGACGCGATCGCCACGCTCGGCGGCGACCCCACCAGGATCAACCCGTTGCAGCCGGTCGACCTCGTGATCGACCACTCGGTGCAGGTGGACGAGTACGGGACCGAGGCCGCCTTCCTCCTCAACGTGAACCTGGAATACGAGCGCAACTCCGAGCGCTACCAGTTCCTGCGCTGGGGACAGGAGGCGATGCGCAACTTCCGCGTCGTTCCGCCGGGAACCGGGATCTGCCACCAGGTGAACCTCGAGTACCTGGGACAGGTGGTGTTCACCGCGGCGCAGGACGGGGAACGGCTCGCCTACTGCGACTCGTTGGTGGGCACCGACTCGCACACGACGATGATCAACGGCCTCGGCGTTCTTGGCTGGGGCGTGGGGGGGATCGAGGCCGAGGCGGCGATGCTGGGGCAGCCGGTGTCGATGCTCATTCCCGACGTTGTCGGCTTCAAGCTCACGGGAAAGCTCCCGACAGGCGCAACGGCGACCGACCTGGTGCTCACCTGCACCGAGATGCTGCGCAAGAAGAAGGTCGTGGGGAAGTTCGTCGAGTACTATGGCGACGGGCTCTCCTCGCTGGCGCTGGCCGACCGCGCGACGATCGCCAACATGGCGCCGGAATACGGTGCCACGATGGGCTTCTTCCCGGTGGACCACGAGACGCTCAAGTACCTGCGCCTCTCGGGGCGCAGCGAGGAGCAGGTGCAACTGGTCGAGGCGTACACCAGGGCGCAGGGGCTTTTCCGCGAGGACGGGATGGCCGAGCCGATCTTCACCGACACGCTCGAGCTCGACCTGTCGACCGTGGTCCCGTCGCTGGCGGGCCCCAAGCGTCCGCAGGATCGCATCCCGCTCACCGCGGTCAAGGCCAACTACACCGAGTCGCTGCGCGCGCATCGCGAGCAGCAGGCGGCGGCCAAGGGCAAGGGTGAAGGGACGGCCGTGGCGGTGATGGAGGGCGAGGGACCGACCCACGAGAACGCCGGCGTCCCCTGCGAGTGGCGCGGGCAGCGCTTCGCGCTCAAGGACGGTGCGGTCGTCATTGCCGCGATCACCTCGTGCACCAACACCTCCAACCCGAGCGTGATGCTCGCCGCGGGGCTGCTGGCGCAGAAGGCGTCGGCGCGGGGGCTCACGAGCAAGCCGTGGGTCAAGACCTCGCTCGCCCCGGGCTCCAAGGTGGTGCGCGACTACTTCGACAAGGCCGGCGTGCAGCCGGCGCTCGACGCGTTAGGCTTCCAGATCGTGGGCTACGGCTGCACCACGTGCATCGGCAACTCCGGCCCGCTCCCCGAGCCGATCTCGAAGGCGATCGATGACGGGAAGCTGACTGTGGCCGCAGTCCTCTCGGGGAACCGCAACTTCGAGGGGCGCGTGAATCCGCAGACGCGCTTCAACTACCTGGCGTCGCCGCCGCTCGTGGTGGCCTACGCGCTGGCCGGGCGCATGGACATCGACTTCGACCGCGAACCGATCGGCATTGGCACCGACGGCCCGGTCTTCCTGCGCGAGATCTGGCCCAGTGCGAAGGAGGTCGAGGACGTGGTGCTGTCGTCGGTCAAGCGCGAGCAGTTCGAGAAGGAATACGGCGACGTCTTTGCCGGGGACGCGCAGTGGCAGGCCATCCGCATCCCCACGGGGTCGCGCTACGCGTGGGACGACGCCTCCACCTACGTGAAGCATCCGCCGTACTTCACGGGCATGACGATGACGCCGCCCGGGGTGCAGCCAATTGCCGGCGCGCGCGTCCTGGGGATGTTCGGCGACTCGATCACGACGGACCACATCTCCCCCGCGGGGTCGATCGCCGAGAAGAGCCCGGCCGGGCAGTGGCTCCTGTCGTTAGGCGTGCCGAAGAAGGACTTCAACTCGTACGGCGCGCGGCGCGGCAACCACGAGGTGATGATGCGCGGCACCTTTGCCAACATCCGCCTCAAGAACGAGCTGACGCCGGGAATGGAAGGGTGGTGGACGCGCACCACGAGCGACGCGGCGCCCACCTCGTTCTTCGAGGCGAGCGAAGGGTACAAGGCGGCGGGGACGACGCTGATCATCATCGCCGGCAAGGAGTACGGGACCGGGTCGTCGCGCGACTGGGCGGCCAAGGGGACGGCACTCCTCGGCGTGCGCGCCGTCATCGCCGAGTCGTTCGAGCGTATCCATCGCTCCAACCTGGTGGGGATGGGCGTGATCCCGCTGGAGTTTGCCGATGGGGCCACGCGCCAATCGCTGGGGCTCACCGGCTTCGAGGCGTACACCATCGAGGGGCTGGGCGAGGGGATGACGCCGCGCGCCACGCTGACGGTGGTGGCGCGTGCCGCTGACGGGAACGAGACGCGCTTTGCGGTGCGCTCGCGCATCGACACCCCCGAGGAGCTGCAGTACTACCGCAACGGCGGGATCCTGCCGTACGTGTTGCGACAACTGGTGAGCGGGCGGTAG